From the Sphingomonas brevis genome, the window TGTTGCCGGGGCGAGACTTCTATGGCGAGGTCAAGCTGATCGACCGCGCGGCAAAAGCCGATCCTGACAATGTATTTGTCCTTGCGGGGCGTTCCCTGGTCATGCTGCTGGTCGGGAGGATGGACGCGGCGGTTGAAGATGCGCGCCACGCCGCCAGCCTCGATCCCCTCTCGCCCGCAATTCGCAGTGCATATCTGCAAGCGCTCATCTATTCCGGCCGAACCGATGCGGCGCGTTCGGAGCTTGCCGAGGCCGAGCGGCTGTGGCCGGACGCCAGTACCATCCTGGACTCTCGATACCGGCTCGATTTGCGCTATGGGAACGCGGCCGAGGCGGCACATGCGCTACTTCTCATCCAGTCGGGCAAGGTCGAAGGAAACCGGACGCAGGAAGCGTTTCTGCGCGCACGGCTTGAGCCAACGAAAGCCAATGTCGATCATGCGGTAGCGCAGGCATTATCGACTTACCGATCCCGGCCGGGGATTAATGAGACAGGGGAGGTTATCGTCACGCTCGGCGAATTCGATCGAACGGCTGAGCTGATCGACGTCCTCTTGGCCACAAGGGACGAGAGGCAATTTCCCTATTTTGTCGAGATGTTGTTCCGCCCGCCGCAGGCGCAGCTTCGCGCTGATCCGCGTTTCATGCAGGTGGCGGCACATCTGGGCCTGCTCGATTATTGGCAACGTAGCGGCGACTGGCCGGACTTTTGCGCTGACCCCGACCTTCCCTATGACTGCAAAAAAGAGGCGGCCAAGCTCAACGCCTGACCGCCCCCTGAATAGTCTGGCCTGGTTGGCTTAAACCACCGGCTCGTCCTTCTTGACGCCGGCCACGGCGGCGACTTCGGCGGCAAAGTCGCTTTCCGCCTTTTCAATGCCTTCGCCCAGCTGGAAGCGCTCGAACGCCTTCAGCACGATCGTGGAGCCGGCGTCCTTGCCGGCCTGGGCGACGACGTCGGCGACCGGGGTCTTGTTGTCGATCACGAACAGCTGGCTCAGCAAGGCATTCTCCTTGCGGAACTTGGCCATCGTGCCTTCGACCATCTTCTCGACGATATTGTCCGGCTTGCCGCTTTCCTTGGCCTTTTCGATCGCAATGGCGCGCTCGCGCTCCAGCATCGCCGGATCGAGGCCGTCGGCGTCCAGCGCCAGCGGGTTGGCCGCGGCGATGTGCATTGCAATCTGCTTGCCCAGCGCGGTCAGCGTGTCGGCCGAAGCGGCACTTTCCAGCGCCACCAGAACGCCGATCTTGCCCATGCCCGGTGCCGCCGCATTATGGACGTAGCTGACTACCGCGCCCTGGGTTACCTCCAGGACGGCAGTGCGACGCAGCGACTGGTTCTCGCCGATCGTGGCAATGTTGTCGGTCAGCTTTTCTTCGACGGTGCCGCCGGTCGGATAGGCAGCTACCCTAAGTGCCTCGACGTCGCCGCCGGTAGCGAGCGCGAGGCCGGCAACGTTGCGGACGAAATCCTGGAACTGCTCGTTCTTGGCGACGAAGTCGGTTTCCGAGTTGACCTCGACGACCGCGCCCTTGGTGCCCTCGACCGCAACTCCGACAAGACCTTCGGCGGCGGTGCGGCCGGCCTTCTTGGCGGCGGCGGCGAGGCCCTTGGCGCGCAGCCAATCGACCGACGCTTCCATCTCGCCGTTATTTTCGGCCAGCGCCTTCTTGCAGTCCATCATGCCGGCGCCAGTGCGCTCGCGCAGTTCCTTCACCGAAGCAGCGGTGATCTCAGCCATGTGATCTTCCTTTGAAACTAAAACCGTTCGCATCGAGCGAAGTCGAGATGCGTCCCTCGACTTCGCTCGGGACGAACGAAAGATGGTGTTCGTCCGCTTAAGCTTCCAGAGCCACTTCGGCCGGCGGCTCAGCCATCTCGCCGATGTCTTCGCCGCGAGCCTGGGCGCCGCCGGTCTTGCCGCTGTTGGCGGCATTGGCGATCGCTTCGCAGTAGAGGCGGATGGCACGGCTGGCGTCGTCGTTGCCCGGTACCGGGAAAGCGATGCCCTGCGGGTTCGAGTTCGAATCCAGAATCGCAATGACCGGGATGCCAAGGACATTGGCTTCCTTGATCGCCAGCTCTTCCTTGTTGGTGTCGATCACGAACATGACATCGGGAAGCCCGCCCATGTCGCGGATGCCGCCGAGCGAGTTCTCGAGCTTGTCGCGCTCGCGGGTCAACTGGAGCACTTCCTTCTTGGTGAGCCCGGCGGTGTCGCCCGACAGCTGCTCCTCAAGGCTCTTGAAGCGCTTGATCGAGTTGGAAATGGTCTTCCAGTTGGTCAGCATGCCGCCGAGCCAGCGGTGGTTGACGAAGTGCTGGCCGCTGACGCGGGCCGCCTCAGCAACCGCATCCTGGGCCTGGCGCTTGGTACCGACGAACAGCACCTTGCCGCCGCGGGCGACGGTCTGCTGAACGAAATCGAGCGCGCGGGCGAACAGCGGAACGCTCTGCGACAGGTCGATGATGTGAACGCCGTTACGGTCGCCGAAGATGTACGGCTTCATCCGCGGGTTCCAGCGGTGGGTCTGGTGGCCGAAATGGGCGCCAGCTTCGAGCAATTGCTGCATCGTGACGACATTGGTCGCCATAGGGATATCTCCTCCGGTTATGCCTCGGTGGAACCGTGTCACCAGCCGTTCGGCTGGCACCGGTATGGTGGTTCCACCTGTGGGATGCGGGGCCCCCTAGCCGATGAAGCCAGCGATTTCAAGCGCTTCCGCGTGGCGGCGCATGTTGGAACGAACACAGAACAAAAATGCTTGACCTGATGAGAACATTATAAGAACATTGGCGGCAACACAGGGAGGAATTGCCGATGTTCGCTACCTTTGTCACCCTTGCCCTGATCAGCTTCGCGATTGCGGGCTTACGCGATCTGGCACGGCAGGATGGAGCCAAGATTATCGCTGCGATGCGGGGTCAGTCCTGGGCGGCCGAGCCGCGCCCCGCTCGCCCGGCTGTGATCCGCATCACCTCGACCTTTACGGAGTCTGGACCGGCCTGGCAGCCAGAGCTGCGCGCCGCTGCTTGACCCGGGCGTAGCTGGCCAGGCTGAAGGGCAGCAAAGCGAGGTACAGCGCCGAAATGCCCAACAGGGTCCACCAGGGCTCGTTGAGAAGCGCGGCTCCTAGCAATGCCACGCCGGCGAGCGCTGAAAGCCGCCAGCCGCGGCGGATTCGGATCGAGCCCCAGGTGTAGGTTGGGACGCTGGAAATCATCAGCATGGCAATGAACAGCGTCCACGGCAGGACCAGTTGCCAATTGCGGAATATCTCATTGCCGCTGATCAGCCACAGATAGACGGGTACGAAGGTCAGCCCTGCCCCGACCGGCGCCGGAACGCCGGTATTGAAGCCGGCTGACTTGTGCGGCTGCTCGTCGATATCGATTCGGGCATTGAACCGCGCCAGTCTGAGCGCGCAGCAAACCGCCAGCGCCAGCGCCGCGATCCAGCCGAACCGCGGCGCATCCTTCAACGACCAGAGAAAGATGATCAGTGCGGGCGCGGTGCCGAACGCAATATTGTCGCTGAGGCTGTCGAGCTCGGCCCCAAATTTGCTCTGGGCACGAAGCAGCCTGGCGATGCGCCCGTCAAAACCGTCGAGCACGCCAGCACCGACGATACAGATCAGCGCCTGGGCCCATTCACCGGTGATCGCGAACCTTACCCCGGTCAGGCCGAAACACAGAGCGAGCGCGGTGATCGCGTTGGGCGCGAATGCCCTGATCGGCAGCCCGCCGCGATCCCCTGCCCCGGTCATTGGCTCCTGCCGCCGCGCTGCGGATCGATTCCAATCTCGCCAATGATCGTCTCGCCGGCGATTGTCCGCTGGCCGAGCAGCACCTGGCTGCCCGTTCCGGCCGGCAGGTAGACGTCGACCCGGCTGCCAAAGCGGATCAGGCCGATGCGCTCGCCGGCCTCGACCCGGTCGCCTTCCTTGACGAAGGACAGGATCCGCCGGGCGACCAGGCCCGCGATCTGGGTGAAGCCGACCTGCGCGCCGTCATCGCGCTCGACCAGGAAATGCTGCCGCTCATTATCCTCGCTGGCCTTGTCGAGATCGGCATTGAGAAATTTGCCCGGGACGTACTGGATCCGGCGCACGGTTCCAGAAATGGGCGAGCGGTTGATGTGCACGTCGAACACACTCATGAAAATCGATACGCGGGTGAATTCGCCGCTAAGGCCGCCCTCACCCGCCAGCTCGGGCGGCGCGGTCACGCGGCTGATCATCGTCACCAATCCGTCGGCCGGGGCCACGATCAGCTTGGGGTCGACCGGCGTGGTGCGCACCGGATCGCGAAAGAAGGCTGCGACCCAGATCGTCAGGCCAACCAGCAGCCAGCCGAGAAAATGGCTCACAATGCTGTAGCTGAGCAAGGCAACGAATGCGGCGATCAGCGTATATTTGCGGCCTTCGGGATGGACCGAAGGGAAGCGCCACTTGACGGTCGTGAGGTGGCTGTTGGGCTTGTCAATTTCGGGCATGGGCGCAGTCCTTAAGAGGAACCGGAACGCCGAGCAATGCGCGACTGTTGCCTATCGCATAACGACTGCCTAAGGCCCGCGCCGACGCTCCAATCCGCACAGGTAAGAAAAATGGCCAAGATCAAGGTGAAGAACCCGGTCGTCGAGCTCGACGGCGACGAGATGACCCGCATCATCTGGCAGTGGATTCGCGAACGGCTGATCCTGCCCTACCTCGATATCGACCTGAAATATTATGACCTCGGCGTCGAGAAGCGCGACGAGACCGACGACAAGATCACGGTCGAAGCCGCCGAGGCGATCAAGCAATATGGCGTCGGCGTGAAATGCGCGACGATCACGCCGGATGAGGCCCGCGTCGAGGAATTCGGCCTCAAGAAGATGTGGAAATCGCCCAACGGCACCATCCGCAACATTCTTGGCGGCACGATCTTCCGCGAGCCAATCGTCATCCAGAACGTGCCGCGGCTGATTCCGGGCTGGACCGATCCGATCGTCGTCGGCCGCCATGCCTTCGGCGACCAGTATAAGGCGACCGATTTCAGGGTGCCCGGCAAGGGCAAGCTCACCATCAAATGGGTCGGCGAGAGCGGCGAAGTGATCGAGCATGAAGTGTTCGACTTTCCCGAGGCCGGCGTCGCCATGGGCATGTACAATTTGGATGCGTCGATCCGCGATTTCGCGCGGGCGAGCCTTAACTATGGGCTGCAGCGGGGCTGGCCGGTCTATCTGTCGACCAAGAACACCATCCTGAAGGCCTATGACGGGCGGTTCAAGGACATCTTCCAGGAAATCTACGACGCCGAGTTCAAGGCGGCGTTCGACAAGGCCGGGATCGAATATCAGCATCGCCTGATCGACGACATGGTTGCCTCCGCGCTGAAGTGGAGCGGCAAGTTCGTCTGGGCCTGCAAGAATTATGACGGCGACGTGCAGTCGGATCAGGTGGCCCAGGGCTTCGGTTCGCTGGGCCTGATGACCTCCGTGCTGATGACGCCGGACGGCAAGACAGTCGAGGCGGAGGCGGCACATGGCACGGTCACCCGCCATTACCGCCAGCACCAGCAGGGCAAGGCCACGTCGACCAACCCGATCGCATCGATCTTCGCATGGACCGGCGGGCTCAAGTTCCGCGGCCGGCTCGACGATACGCCGGACGTGGTTCGCTTCGCCGAGACGCTGGAGCGGGTCTGCGTCGAAACCGTCGAGAGCGGCAAGATGACCAAGGACCTGGCGCTCCTCGTCGGCCCGGAGCAGGCCTGGATGACGACCGAGCAATTCTTCGAGGCGATCCGCGAGAATCTCGAAGCGGCGATGACCGTCGAAGCGGTCGGAGCATAATCGACTCAACCCGCCTGCCGTGCTTCAAGAGGGCATGGCAGGCGGATTCCACATTACCCCGGCGCTCAGCGATACGCTGACCATCCTTGGTGCCGCCGGCATCGTCATTCCCACCTTCGCCCGGTTCAAAATCAACCCGGTCATCGGCTTCATCCTGGTCGGGATAATCACCGGCCCGTTCGCGCTCGGCGCCCTCTCCGACCGCTACCCCTGGCTCGACTGGATATCGATCTCCAACCCGGCAGGGATCGAGCGATTTGCCGAGCTCGGCATTGTCTTCCTGCTTTTTTCGATCGGGCTTGAGCTCAGCTTCCGCCGCCTGGTCGGAATGCGGACGATGGTGTTCGGGATCGGAGCCGCCGAGCTGCTCCTCACCGCCGCACTGATCGGCGGCGCGCTGGTCCTGTTCGGCTGGCAGCTTGAGCCGGCGCTATGGTTGGCGCTGGCGTTGGCGCTGTCGTCCACCGCACTCGTGCTGCCGATTTCGGGCACGCACAGCCAGGTCGGCCGAGCGGCGCTTGCGATGCTGCTGTTCGAAGATCTGGCGCTGGTTCCGATGCTGTTCCTGGTCGGGGCTGCGGGCAAGGCCGCCAGCGGGCTTGGCCTAATCGCGCTTCAGGGAGTGGCAGTGGTCATCGCCATCCTGGTGATCGGCCGTTTCATCCTCCCGGCCCTGTTCGCCCAGGCCGCGCGAGCAAAGAAGCCCGAACTGTTCATGGCCATCACCCTACTCGTGGTCATCCTGTCGGCCGCGGTCAGCGCCTCTGCTGGCATGTCGACCATCATGGGCGCGCTGGTCGCGGGTCTCGTCATCGCGGAGACCGATTACCGCAACGAGGTCGAAGTGGTGATCGAGCCGTTCAAGGGGCTTGCCCTGGGCATCTTCCTGATTTCGGTCGGAATGATGATCGATGTCGGCGCGCTGGTCGGGCAATGGCCAATGCTACTGGGCGCGCTGGCCGGCGTACTGGTGATAAAGGCGATTGTGACCGGCCTGTTGCTGAAATTGGCCGGAGCGTCTCCCGCCGTGGCCCGCGAAACCGGGATCTTGATGGCCAGCCCCTCCGAAACCACCCTGATCGTCCTGGGAGCAGCAGGACTTGCCGGCATCCTTTCAACCGAGACGGTCAGCTTTTGGTCGGCGGCCACCGCCATCGGCCTCACGCTTACCCCAGCATTGGCGAGCATCGGCCGCTACATGGCACGGCGGGTCAGGCAGGCCGACGCCCAGGACGTGGATCTTGGCCCTGCCGCAGGGAAGACGGTGATTTTCGGCTTCGGCCGCGTCGGGCAAATGGTGGCCGACATGCTGGCCGAGCATGACCGGCCCTACCTTGCGATCGACAGCGACATCGATGGGTTTTCTGAAGCGAGAAAGCAGGGCTATTCCGTTATTTACGGCGATGTTTCGAGACGCGAACTGATCGTGAAGCTCGACCTCGACCAGGCCAAGGCCGTGGTCCTGACGATGGACGATCCCGTGTTGACGGCCCGAATAGCGAAACGCCTGAGAGCCGATCATCCGGCAACGCCGATCATTGCCCGGGCACGGGACACCGACCATGCCGCGGCGCTATATCGCGCCGGCGTAACCGATGCGGTCCCGGAAGCATTGGAAGCATCGCTCCAGCTCTCGGAAGCGGTCCTCGTCGACATTGGCGTCGCGATGGGGCCAGTGATCGCCTCGATCCACGAAAAGCGCAGCGAGCTACGCAGCCGGATCATGGAAGCCGGCCAGCTGGACGTCGAGCCTAGCCTTGGGCGGCGCAGGATGCGGGACTCGGTCAGCTCGCCGGAGTGAAGGTCAGCGTTCCCGCGGTGAAGGTCGTATGGGTCGGATTGTCGCCGGGATGGCGCTGCCCGTCATAGACCACCACTTCATGGAAATCGAACGGCGACAGCCCGTCCAGGCAAGCCACGTTGACCCCGAGCTGGTTGGGGTTCGAACGCCGCTTGTGGTGCGTGTAAATGCCACATTGGATGCAGAAATGATGTTCGGCCGTGCGGGTATTGAAGCGGTATGTCGCGAGCTTGTCCGCGCCTTCAACTATCTTGAACCCGTCGTGGGTCGAGGTAACGGCGATCGCACCGCGCATTCGGCAGATGCTGCAGGTGCAGCGCCGGGCCGAAGCCAGTCCAAGTGGCAGTTCCGCCGTAAATTTCACCGCGCCGCAATGGCATTGGCCGTTGAGTGTGAGCGGATCGTTCGACGTGACGTCAATCATGCCGCGACCTTTTCAAGGGCCTCCCGCACGGCCTGAAGCGCTTCCTGGGCCCTGGACCCATCCGGCCCGCCGCCTTGGGCCATATCCGGCCGGCCACCGCCGCCCTGTCCGCCCAGCGCCTCTACCGCGGCCTTGACCAGTTCGACCGCGCTGACCTGGCCGGCGAGGTCTTCGGTCACGCCGACGGCCACGCTGCCGCGTCCTTCGTTGACGGCCACCAATGCAGCCACGCCGCTGCCGAGCCGCTGCTTCATGCCATCGATTTCGCTCCGCAGGCTCTTGGGATCGAGCCCTTCGACGACCTGCCCCAGGAAGGCGTGACCGCCGACCTGCTCCGGCCCGGCGGCTTCGTCCTTGGACCCGCCACCGCCGCCCATCGCCAGCGCCCTTTTGGCGTCGGCCAGCTCGCGCTCCAGCTTGCGGGCATTCTCGACCAGCGCGGCGACGCGGGCCGGAACCTCTTCCGGGGACGCCTTTAATGCCGCAGCGGTTTCCCTAAGCTTCTCGTCGCGCGAGTTGAGCCATTGGCGCGCCACCTCGCCGGTCAGCGCCTCGATGCGACGGACCCCGGACGAAACGGCACTTTCGGAAATGATCTTGAAGATACCGATGTCGCCGGTCGCGGCGACGTGGGTGCCACCGCACAGCTCGACCGAATAATAGCGGCTGTCGTCTTCGCGCCCCATGCTGAGCACGCGAACCTCGTCGCCATATTTTTCGCCGAACAGGGCAAGCGCGCCAGACTGCACCGCCTCGTCGGGCGTCATCAGCCGGGTGACGACCGGCTCATTGGCGCGGATTTCGGCGTTCACATCGGCTTCGATCCGGGCGATTTCCTCGGTCGTCAGCGCCTGGGGGTGCGAAAAATCGAACCGCAAGCGGTCAGGAGCGACCAGGCTGCCTTTCTGGGTCACATGCTCACCAAGGCGGTTACGCAGCGCGGCATGGAGGAGGTGCGTCGCGCTATGATTGGCACGGGTCGCGGTCCGCCGTTCGACGTCGACCTTCTGCTGCAGCACGTCACCGACATTGACCGCCCCTTTGGCGACCTTGGTCCGAAGCGCGTGAAGCTTTCCAAGCGGCTTCGAAGTAGCCTCAACAATTCCTTCGAAGCCAATGAGGGAGCTTAGTTTTCCGGAGTCGCCGACCTGCCCGCCGCTTTCGGCATAGAAGGGCGTCTGGTTCAATATGATGGTGACCGTGTCGCCTTCCTTGGCCTCGTTTACGCGGAGCCCGTCCTTGATCATTTCGAGCACGACGCCTTCGCCGTCATGGCCGGAATAGCCGGTAAATTCGGTCGGCCCGAGCGCTTCGACGATGTCGTACCAAAGATCGTCGGACGCCTTTTCGCCCGAGCCCTTCCAGGCCGCGCGAGCAGCGGCTTTTTGCTCAGCCATGGAAGCGTCGAAGCCGGCCCGGTCGACGTGCAACCCGCGGGCGCGAAGCGCATCCTCGGTCAGGTCGTACGGAAAGCCGAAGGTGTCATAGAGCTTGAAGGCGGTCTCGCCCGGCAAGGTGCCCCCGTCGCTCATGGCGGAGGTCGCCTCGTCGAGCAGCTTGAGGCCGTTGGCCAGCGTCTGGCGGAAGCGGGTTTCCTCCTGGAACAGCGTCGCCTCGATCAGCGGCTGGGCACGGATGAGCTCGGGGAATGCGCTGCCCATTTCCGCCACAAGTTCGGGGACCAGCCGGTACATCAGCGGATCCTTGGCGCCGAGCAGATGGGCGTGGCGCATGGCGCGGCGCATGATTCGGCGAAGGACATAGCCCCGCCCCTCATTGGCCGGGAGAACTCCGTCGGCGACCAGGAAGCCCGAAGCGCGAAGATGGTCGGCGATGACCCGGTGGGAGGCCTGCTGATCGCCTTCGGCGCGGGTCCTGGTCAGCTCCTCGCTGGCGGCGATCAGCGCCTTGAACGTGTCGGTGTCATAATTGTCGGTGACGCCCTGAAGCACGGCCGCCACCCGCTCGAGGCCCATGCCGGTGTCGATGCTTTTCTTGGGCAGTTCGGAGACGATTTCGCCCGCCGCCTGTTCGAACTGCATGAACACGAGGTTCCAGATCTCGACGAACCGGTCACCGTCCTCATCGGGCGATCCCGGAGGTCCGCCGGGGATATGGTCGCCATGGTCGAAGAAAATCTCGGAACAGGGGCCGCATGGGCCGTCATCGCCCATCGCCCAGAAATTGTCCTTTGTGGGGATGCGGATGATGCGGCTTTCCGGCAGCCCGGCAACCTTCTTCCACAAGTCATAGGCTTCGTCGTCGGTGTGGTAGACCGTCGCGGTCAGCCGGTCGGGATGAAGCCCCCACTCCTTGGTGATCAGCGTCCAGGCATGGTGGATCGCCTGCTCCTTGAAATAGTCGCCGAAGGAGAAATTCCCCAGCATTTCAAAGAAGGTGTGATGGCGCGACGTGTAGCCGACATTGTCGAGGTCATTATGCTTGCCGCCGGCGCGGACGCACTTCTGACTGCTGACCGCGGTCGAATATGGACGCGTTTCCAGCCCGGTGAAGACATTCTTGAACGGCACCATCCCGGCGTTGACGAACATCAGGGTCGGATCGTTGTGCGGAACCAGTGGCGCCGACTGCACCCGCGCGTGGCCGTTCTTCTCAAAATAGTCGAGGAAGCTGCGGCGGATGTCGTTAGTCGATGTCATGCCGTGTCAGATACGGTTCTTGCTGCAACGCGGCAAGACGTGCCGTCATTGCGGCGGGGGCGGGTCCCAGTCGCCGGCTAGGCAGGAATCGACGCCATGGCGCGGGATAAAGCCGAGCTCTCTGGCCGCTAGCCCCCCATCGTAGATGCGGTCGATCGAATTGGGAGGTTGCCAGCCCTTTCGCGCCATCCGCTCGATCAGGCCGGGGCAGCGACGCTTGATGACCGCTGAAGCTTCGCGAGCCAATTCTTCGCAATCATCGCGCCGGAAAGGCGTCGCGCCACTGATCACATAGGTTGCAGGGGGTCCGGACCGTTCGAGCGCGAGCGCATGCGCCTCGGCCACGTCGCGGCGGTCGATGCCACGATACAGCCGATACCACGCCATGTCCGGCGCAGGCTCGGGGAAGCAACGCGACATGCGCAATGACGTCACGGTCATCTTCCCGCCTGCCGAGGCCACCAATCGCTCGCCGTCGAATTTGGTTTGGTCGTAAATGTCGCGCGGCTCCGGATCGAGCCGTTCGTCGACCCAGACCGACACGCCGTCGGGCTCCAGCGCATGGCCGTAGAGCGAGGTGGTGCTGGTCAGGACGAAATGGCCGGCACCGGAATCAACGGCCAGGTCGAGCAGCCTTGCGGTCGCCTTGACATTGGTCCGGTGGAAATCGGCGTCGCTGCGGCTGCCCACGTGAGGCGCATGTAGCGCCGCGGTGTGGACGATTGCGTCAATGGTCCCCAGCCGATGACGCCACTCCGCCACATCGTGGCAGTCGCCGACGATGCTAACCTGCGTGCCGGGCCGCAGGTCGAGGCCGATGACGTCATGTCGGGCGGCCAGCCGGGCCACGACCCCGCTGCCGATCAACCCCGCCGCACCGGTTACCAGGACGCGCATTTCCCTCCCCTAATTGCCTCCGCGCCAAAGCCTGATTAGGCATCGCCCATGGCCAAGCGTTCGTCCACCATCCCGAGCTACCGCCGCAAGCGCAAGGGCCGCGGCTTCTTCGGCTGGCTGTGGCGGATTATCCTTGGCCTGCTCCTGCTCAGCATCGCCTGGGTCGCGGCCTACCGATTCATTCCGCCACCGATTACCGCGACCATGCTTGGCGACTTCTTCGCCGGGCGAGGGGTCGCCAAGGACTGGATGAGCCTGGGCGAGATGGACCGTGATATGGTCCGTGCCGCGATTGCCGCCGAGGACGGAAAATTCTGCCAGCATTCGGGCTTCGATTGGGACGCAATCAGCGATGCCGCCCGGCGCAATGCCTCGGGCGGCCGGATCCGCGGCGGTTCGACGATCAGCCAGCAGACCGCCAAGAATGTCTTTCTGTGGCAGGGCGGCGGCTATGCCCGCAAAGGGGTTGAGGCCTACTTCACCTTCCTGATCGAGCATCTGTGGGGGAAGCGGCGGATCATGGAGGTCTATCTGAACGTCGCCGAAACCGGGATCGGCAC encodes:
- a CDS encoding NAD-dependent epimerase/dehydratase family protein yields the protein MRVLVTGAAGLIGSGVVARLAARHDVIGLDLRPGTQVSIVGDCHDVAEWRHRLGTIDAIVHTAALHAPHVGSRSDADFHRTNVKATARLLDLAVDSGAGHFVLTSTTSLYGHALEPDGVSVWVDERLDPEPRDIYDQTKFDGERLVASAGGKMTVTSLRMSRCFPEPAPDMAWYRLYRGIDRRDVAEAHALALERSGPPATYVISGATPFRRDDCEELAREASAVIKRRCPGLIERMARKGWQPPNSIDRIYDGGLAARELGFIPRHGVDSCLAGDWDPPPPQ